A single window of Microbispora hainanensis DNA harbors:
- a CDS encoding alpha/beta hydrolase: MSLPVVFIHGIRLSGTMWSPVRALLRAPSAAPDLPGHGRRRGLPYDTESACDVVAETINDLGGRALVVGLSLGGYVGIATAARHPGLVAGLVAMGCTARPDGPMADVYRFAGRLAARNPRLADRVSRFALRRMLPGAAGEAMIEGGLSSEVVASVVAAVTAEDPLASLAAYPGRVWLVNGARDHFRVDELAFLRACADGSLFHIQGRGHLTVLANPARLARFIDTAAEDVSVRAA; the protein is encoded by the coding sequence ATGAGCCTGCCGGTGGTCTTCATTCACGGCATCCGGTTGAGCGGCACGATGTGGTCCCCGGTCAGGGCGCTGCTGCGGGCTCCGTCCGCCGCGCCCGACCTGCCCGGCCACGGCCGCCGCCGCGGCCTGCCGTACGACACGGAGTCGGCCTGCGACGTCGTCGCGGAGACGATCAACGACCTGGGCGGGCGGGCCCTCGTCGTGGGGCTGTCCCTCGGCGGCTACGTGGGCATCGCCACCGCGGCCCGGCATCCCGGCCTGGTCGCCGGCCTGGTCGCGATGGGCTGCACGGCCCGGCCGGACGGGCCCATGGCGGACGTCTACCGGTTCGCCGGGCGCCTGGCCGCCCGCAATCCCAGGCTCGCCGACCGGGTGAGCCGCTTCGCGCTGCGCCGCATGCTGCCCGGGGCCGCCGGCGAAGCCATGATCGAGGGCGGGCTGAGCAGCGAGGTCGTGGCGTCCGTCGTCGCGGCGGTCACGGCGGAAGACCCCCTCGCCTCGCTGGCCGCCTACCCCGGCCGGGTCTGGCTGGTGAACGGCGCCCGCGATCACTTCCGGGTCGACGAACTGGCGTTCCTGCGGGCCTGCGCCGACGGCAGCCTCTTCCACATCCAGGGCCGAGGCCATCTCACCGTGCTCGCCAACCCCGCCCGGCTGGCCCGCTTCATCGACACGGCGGCCGAGGACGTGTCCGTCCGCGCGGCCTGA
- a CDS encoding DUF5666 domain-containing protein — MTISSKPPKPHRRRPRLLLGIAAALTVATGAGLAAASAPGQDQTPYAQGGQLRSGPEQFGMTELALLHLGPAGQRSRAGDYQTFTSQTGAVESVRSGAVTVDGRTYTVDESTRVVADSKGLQGIQQGDQVWVIGTTGDSPRAIIVADASRPALPGHGGGTAPPEQTPQTPTAPATPGETGTPEESPSPETVEPTE; from the coding sequence ATGACCATCTCCAGCAAGCCGCCGAAACCTCATCGCAGACGGCCCCGGCTTCTGCTCGGAATCGCCGCGGCGCTCACCGTCGCCACCGGAGCCGGCCTCGCCGCCGCGAGCGCACCGGGGCAGGACCAGACGCCGTACGCCCAGGGGGGACAGCTCCGGTCGGGTCCCGAGCAGTTCGGCATGACCGAGCTCGCGCTGCTCCATCTCGGACCGGCCGGCCAGCGCAGCCGGGCCGGCGACTACCAGACCTTCACCAGCCAGACCGGCGCGGTGGAGTCGGTGCGGAGCGGCGCCGTGACGGTGGACGGCCGCACCTACACGGTCGACGAGTCGACCAGGGTCGTCGCGGACTCAAAGGGCCTGCAGGGGATCCAGCAGGGCGACCAGGTGTGGGTCATCGGCACGACCGGCGACAGCCCGCGGGCGATCATCGTCGCGGACGCCAGCCGCCCGGCCCTGCCGGGGCACGGCGGAGGCACCGCGCCCCCGGAGCAGACCCCGCAGACGCCGACGGCGCCCGCCACGCCGGGCGAGACCGGCACGCCTGAGGAGTCGCCGTCGCCGGAGACGGTCGAGCCCACCGAGTGA
- a CDS encoding serine/threonine-protein kinase, with translation MVTPLEPDDPRVLGEFTLSGRLGEGGQGVVFLGRSPRGEPVAVKVLKSGLDAPVKERLVRELDAMRGVAPFCTARVLTAVVDGRMPYVVSEFIDGPSLQQRVDSGGPLRGGELERLAVGTATALTAIHGAGIVHRDFKPANVLLGPDGPRVVDFGIARHGVSDTITAGPVGTPAYLAPEQIAGAPATPAADVFAWGATIVFAATGRAAFGADSVPAVMHRILTAEPDASALPPPLRSVVERCLAKDPARRPSSRDLLLELVGSAGDPLQAGAAAATTRPEAVRQGGTTAILPVPGPGGTSPSGNETTGAGGHRRASRAGIVAGVVAVVAAVSVTAALLAPRLLSGAGTSTPAATAPAATTPAATTPAATTPAATTTVSRAAGSSAPPTPGEDATAYGTEQDDTVTTEEAVEDAADDTAEDAGPTPTAAAVPSTTPGGTVPAAFAGTWGGHLEPDQLVGTSETDVQVVLEQGGRAGSWKDTNSSCRGSLTLTRSSSTALVFRLDTCAPGTITLIRTGEGLAYRWAGDEDEAIYHGLLIKD, from the coding sequence ATGGTCACCCCCCTGGAGCCGGACGACCCTCGTGTGCTGGGCGAGTTCACGCTGAGCGGGCGGCTCGGCGAGGGCGGGCAGGGGGTGGTGTTCCTCGGCCGGTCGCCGCGCGGGGAACCGGTCGCGGTGAAGGTGCTCAAGTCGGGCCTCGACGCGCCGGTGAAGGAGCGGCTGGTCCGCGAGCTCGACGCGATGCGCGGGGTCGCGCCCTTCTGCACCGCCCGGGTGCTGACCGCGGTGGTCGACGGCCGGATGCCGTACGTCGTGAGCGAGTTCATCGACGGGCCGTCGCTGCAGCAGCGGGTCGATTCCGGTGGTCCGCTGCGGGGCGGCGAGCTGGAACGCCTCGCGGTCGGTACGGCCACGGCGCTGACGGCCATTCACGGCGCCGGGATCGTGCACCGGGACTTCAAACCGGCCAACGTGCTGCTGGGGCCGGACGGCCCCCGCGTGGTGGACTTCGGCATCGCCAGGCACGGCGTGAGTGACACCATCACGGCGGGCCCGGTCGGCACCCCGGCCTACCTGGCTCCGGAGCAGATCGCCGGAGCCCCGGCCACACCCGCCGCCGACGTGTTCGCCTGGGGAGCCACGATCGTCTTCGCCGCCACGGGCCGTGCGGCCTTCGGCGCCGACAGCGTCCCCGCCGTCATGCACCGGATCCTGACCGCCGAGCCCGACGCCTCGGCGCTGCCCCCGCCGCTGCGCTCGGTGGTCGAACGCTGCCTGGCGAAGGATCCCGCGCGCCGGCCGTCGTCTCGCGACCTGCTGCTGGAACTCGTCGGGTCCGCCGGCGACCCGCTCCAGGCGGGCGCGGCGGCGGCCACCACCAGGCCGGAGGCCGTACGGCAGGGCGGGACGACCGCGATCCTCCCGGTGCCCGGTCCGGGCGGGACGTCCCCGTCGGGCAATGAGACCACCGGGGCGGGCGGTCACCGGCGGGCGTCCCGTGCGGGGATCGTCGCCGGGGTGGTGGCCGTCGTGGCCGCGGTGTCGGTCACCGCCGCCCTGCTGGCGCCGCGCCTGCTGTCCGGGGCAGGCACCTCGACGCCCGCTGCCACGGCGCCCGCCGCCACGACGCCCGCCGCCACGACGCCCGCCGCCACGACGCCCGCCGCCACGACGACCGTCTCGCGCGCGGCCGGCTCGTCGGCGCCACCCACACCTGGGGAGGACGCCACGGCCTACGGCACGGAGCAGGACGACACCGTGACGACGGAGGAGGCCGTGGAGGACGCTGCCGACGACACCGCAGAGGACGCCGGGCCGACACCGACAGCGGCTGCCGTGCCGTCGACCACGCCGGGCGGTACGGTTCCGGCCGCGTTCGCCGGCACCTGGGGCGGCCATCTCGAACCCGACCAGCTCGTGGGCACCAGCGAGACCGACGTACAGGTCGTGCTGGAGCAGGGCGGGCGCGCCGGAAGCTGGAAGGACACCAACAGTTCATGCCGGGGGAGCCTCACGCTGACGCGCAGCTCCAGCACGGCGCTCGTCTTCCGGCTGGACACGTGCGCCCCGGGCACGATCACCCTGATCCGGACCGGCGAAGGGCTCGCCTACCGATGGGCCGGCGACGAGGACGAAGCCATCTACCACGGCCTCCTGATCAAGGACTGA
- a CDS encoding HEAT repeat domain-containing protein: protein MLSVAGAKTWIGLDRALRTTAVTYGGHATKARLPEDERLSSLVAGCSWDGHQRESAVAGLATAADGLLLPVLVLRTADWVPQVRERARMSLTAALKSAETSALLAAASVATAIGSWARGGHAVEAVAEALRAASDGVPASARTHQDIGVRRLAYRLWLESGRSRHEEVMRAALNEEDVVCRLLCAERLVADAVRDRRLDVLERLLREGSAKVGIEALTALVKLGRPEAGEAHLTHRSAMTRATAQWAVRRAGRDPAAIYRNALADDPPAGRARALVAGLGECGTRQDVDILLPFLEHPSPRMRAAAVRAVRRLGGSPVRIAGMLADPAPVVVRAVKQALRGEPAAVPAVRLWELLAAESPPHVRLGAYEQLRAKDTWTRVHVDLHLLVTRDVELGHRAHADLNDWARRGAATAYNAPTKEMTLLLGRLVDAAEPLIGAQQVHQLRWILERFEAPRGGVS, encoded by the coding sequence ATGTTGTCGGTGGCCGGGGCGAAGACCTGGATCGGGCTCGACCGGGCACTGCGTACGACGGCGGTGACGTACGGCGGGCATGCGACGAAGGCCCGGCTGCCGGAGGACGAGCGGCTGTCGTCCCTGGTGGCCGGCTGTTCGTGGGACGGCCACCAAAGGGAGTCGGCGGTCGCGGGCCTGGCCACGGCTGCGGACGGGTTGCTGCTGCCCGTCCTGGTGCTGCGGACCGCCGACTGGGTGCCGCAGGTGCGTGAGCGCGCACGCATGTCGCTGACCGCCGCTTTGAAGTCGGCGGAGACATCGGCGTTGCTGGCGGCGGCGAGTGTCGCCACTGCGATCGGATCGTGGGCGCGTGGTGGGCATGCCGTGGAGGCCGTCGCGGAGGCGCTGCGGGCGGCCTCGGACGGCGTGCCGGCGTCGGCCCGTACGCACCAGGACATCGGGGTGCGGCGTCTGGCGTACCGGTTGTGGCTGGAATCCGGCCGTTCCCGGCACGAGGAGGTCATGCGTGCCGCCCTGAACGAAGAGGATGTGGTCTGCCGGCTCCTGTGCGCGGAACGGCTCGTCGCCGACGCCGTCCGAGATCGGCGCCTCGACGTGCTGGAAAGGTTGCTGAGGGAGGGAAGCGCGAAGGTCGGGATCGAGGCGCTCACCGCCCTGGTGAAGCTCGGCCGCCCTGAAGCCGGTGAGGCCCATCTGACGCATCGATCGGCGATGACGCGCGCCACCGCGCAGTGGGCGGTCCGCCGCGCGGGCCGCGATCCCGCCGCGATCTACCGGAACGCCCTGGCTGACGACCCGCCGGCGGGCCGGGCTCGTGCGCTGGTCGCCGGCCTCGGCGAATGCGGCACGCGTCAGGATGTGGACATACTCCTGCCTTTCCTGGAGCACCCGAGTCCCCGGATGCGGGCGGCGGCCGTACGCGCCGTCCGCCGCCTGGGCGGATCCCCCGTCAGGATCGCCGGAATGCTCGCCGATCCTGCCCCAGTGGTCGTCCGCGCGGTCAAGCAGGCGTTGCGCGGCGAGCCCGCCGCCGTGCCGGCCGTACGGCTGTGGGAACTGCTGGCCGCCGAATCACCGCCGCATGTTCGGCTGGGGGCCTATGAGCAGCTCCGGGCAAAGGACACCTGGACCCGTGTTCACGTCGACCTCCACCTACTGGTCACCCGCGACGTGGAGCTCGGCCACCGGGCACACGCCGACCTGAACGACTGGGCACGCCGCGGCGCCGCGACCGCCTACAACGCGCCGACCAAGGAGATGACACTCCTCCTCGGCCGGTTGGTCGACGCAGCCGAGCCGCTGATCGGCGCCCAGCAGGTGCATCAGCTCCGCTGGATCCTCGAACGCTTTGAGGCACCTCGCGGTGGCGTGTCATGA
- a CDS encoding NUDIX hydrolase, translating to MSDSASYLAFVASVPRLRAAAGALLRDREGRVLVVHPVYKDEWDIPGGMIEAGESPTDALLRELQEELGIAPPVGRLACVDWVPPAPPWDAGLMFVFDAGVLTESQIAAIRLQPQELDEYVFAAPADLDSLLPPGQARRMNAAISAADTGQTAYLEDGRHRPSGA from the coding sequence ATGAGCGACTCCGCGTCATACCTGGCCTTCGTCGCCTCCGTACCGCGCCTTCGTGCCGCGGCGGGCGCACTGCTCCGAGACCGCGAGGGGCGGGTGCTCGTCGTGCACCCGGTCTATAAGGACGAATGGGACATCCCCGGCGGAATGATCGAGGCGGGGGAGTCCCCCACCGACGCTCTGCTCCGTGAACTGCAGGAGGAGCTGGGCATCGCACCGCCGGTGGGCCGGCTCGCCTGTGTCGACTGGGTGCCACCCGCACCGCCCTGGGACGCCGGGCTGATGTTCGTCTTCGACGCAGGGGTGCTCACCGAGTCCCAGATCGCGGCGATCCGCCTGCAGCCCCAGGAACTCGACGAATACGTGTTCGCCGCTCCCGCGGACCTGGACTCGCTCCTGCCGCCAGGCCAGGCGCGGAGGATGAACGCGGCGATCTCGGCGGCCGACACCGGCCAGACCGCTTATCTGGAGGACGGCCGCCACCGGCCGAGTGGTGCTTGA
- a CDS encoding response regulator transcription factor, giving the protein MGELLGRVLVVDDDEVIRQLIAVNLTLEGFEVETAYDGQDCLDRVHDVDPDVITLDVMMPRLDGWETATRLREDPSTRHIKVMLITARAQEDDRRRGYDIGVDAYLTKPFDPAELIQIVRDLAKSPGAL; this is encoded by the coding sequence GTGGGCGAGCTTCTGGGACGCGTGCTGGTCGTGGATGACGACGAGGTCATCCGGCAGCTCATAGCGGTCAACCTGACCCTGGAGGGGTTCGAGGTCGAGACCGCGTACGACGGGCAGGACTGCTTGGACCGCGTCCATGACGTGGATCCCGATGTGATCACGCTCGACGTGATGATGCCGCGCCTTGATGGCTGGGAGACGGCCACGCGGCTGCGGGAGGACCCGAGCACCCGGCACATCAAGGTCATGCTCATCACCGCTCGTGCCCAGGAGGACGACCGCAGGCGGGGTTACGACATCGGCGTCGACGCCTATCTCACCAAGCCGTTCGACCCGGCCGAGCTGATCCAGATCGTACGGGACCTGGCCAAGAGCCCCGGCGCGCTCTGA
- a CDS encoding TetR/AcrR family transcriptional regulator, translating to MAPRKKDDILNAALSLLAEKGYEGLTIEGVAERSGVNKTTIYRWWPSKAALLGAALVEARTLDFDVPDTGSLRGDLQALLDGLAWLLTTPPAADIAVAALGAAVNSPELAEAAKGFFADRFAREQPIFERARERGELGDSADPMMIMDLLAGAVWLRVVFRQLPLDDGFTERVVNAVLDGVGRPGDPKAGRPARAGG from the coding sequence ATGGCCCCACGCAAGAAGGACGACATCCTCAACGCCGCACTGAGCCTGCTGGCGGAGAAGGGCTACGAGGGCCTGACGATCGAGGGCGTGGCCGAACGGTCGGGGGTCAACAAGACGACGATCTACCGGTGGTGGCCGTCGAAGGCCGCGCTGCTCGGCGCGGCGCTGGTCGAGGCGCGGACGCTCGACTTCGACGTGCCCGACACCGGGAGCCTGCGGGGCGACCTGCAGGCGCTGCTGGACGGCCTGGCCTGGCTGCTGACCACTCCCCCGGCGGCGGACATCGCCGTCGCGGCGCTCGGCGCGGCCGTCAACAGCCCCGAGCTGGCGGAGGCGGCCAAGGGCTTCTTCGCCGACCGGTTCGCCAGGGAGCAGCCGATCTTCGAACGGGCACGGGAACGCGGCGAGCTCGGCGACTCCGCCGACCCGATGATGATCATGGATTTGCTCGCCGGCGCGGTCTGGCTGCGGGTGGTATTCCGGCAATTGCCTCTGGACGATGGCTTTACCGAGCGGGTGGTGAACGCCGTACTCGATGGGGTAGGGCGGCCAGGGGATCCGAAGGCGGGCCGACCGGCGCGGGCCGGCGGCTGA
- a CDS encoding DUF7710 domain-containing protein encodes MNHVLRRPGMFGRDEIPELLLLEAMAAVDGSLERWQAECDRLDESHASTATGVMGAYSDILPADALREATASVYAEIAHRLGWLELDRALSAAEFQRLRGDIGGWVTQDRTLSEVIETFGPPSLWIGGTNPYFPKTLAYTTADHDDDLICLHLWNAFAARLRGVHPEPVLLAVRHRPGPFPDAFSFTPEGLRRRPTADQRSPLRPVVWIFHGYDARYASGVFETLDTGLAWAGQHEVSGILTEYPFGGAYDVAVSEGRFTPSKEHHGTADHVAAFSPGLRRIHLTDGRPG; translated from the coding sequence GTGAACCACGTGCTTCGCCGCCCCGGCATGTTCGGCAGGGATGAGATACCCGAACTCCTTCTGCTGGAGGCGATGGCCGCCGTGGACGGGAGCCTGGAGCGGTGGCAGGCGGAGTGCGATCGGCTAGACGAAAGCCACGCATCCACCGCGACGGGCGTCATGGGCGCTTACAGCGACATCCTGCCCGCCGACGCCCTGCGGGAGGCCACGGCCTCCGTCTACGCCGAGATCGCTCATCGTCTCGGCTGGCTGGAGCTGGATCGTGCGCTGTCGGCGGCGGAGTTCCAGCGGTTGCGCGGCGACATCGGCGGGTGGGTGACGCAGGACCGCACGCTGTCGGAGGTCATCGAGACGTTCGGGCCCCCGTCGCTGTGGATCGGCGGTACAAACCCGTACTTCCCCAAGACCCTCGCCTACACGACCGCCGATCACGACGACGACCTGATCTGCCTGCACCTGTGGAACGCCTTCGCAGCCCGTTTGCGGGGTGTGCACCCCGAACCGGTGCTGCTCGCCGTACGTCATCGGCCGGGCCCCTTCCCCGACGCCTTCTCGTTCACGCCCGAGGGCCTGCGCCGCAGGCCCACCGCCGACCAGCGCAGTCCGCTCAGGCCAGTCGTCTGGATCTTCCACGGTTACGACGCCCGATACGCCTCCGGCGTGTTCGAGACGCTGGACACCGGACTCGCCTGGGCAGGCCAGCACGAGGTGTCCGGGATCCTGACCGAGTACCCGTTCGGCGGCGCATACGACGTCGCGGTCAGCGAAGGCCGCTTCACGCCCTCGAAAGAGCACCACGGCACCGCCGATCACGTCGCCGCCTTCAGCCCGGGGCTCCGTCGCATCCACCTGACCGACGGCCGTCCAGGCTAG
- a CDS encoding RNA-binding S4 domain-containing protein: MSGEQASTRVDIWIWSVRLTRTRSIASDACRGGHVRVNGVRVKPAHVVRVGDEIRLRHEGRERIVVVSRIITKRVGAPVAAECYVDRSPPPPPREEAVMVAVRARGAGRPTKRERRSIDRLLGRPLAEGRDRRPRPE, encoded by the coding sequence GTGTCGGGTGAGCAGGCGAGCACGCGCGTGGACATCTGGATCTGGTCGGTCCGGCTGACCAGAACTCGTTCGATCGCGTCCGACGCGTGCCGGGGCGGCCACGTCCGGGTCAACGGGGTGCGGGTCAAGCCCGCGCACGTCGTGCGGGTCGGAGACGAGATCCGGCTGCGGCACGAGGGACGCGAACGCATCGTGGTCGTCTCCCGCATCATCACCAAGCGCGTCGGCGCCCCCGTGGCCGCCGAATGCTACGTCGACAGGAGCCCGCCGCCTCCTCCGCGTGAGGAGGCCGTGATGGTGGCCGTACGGGCTCGTGGCGCGGGACGCCCCACCAAACGCGAGCGCCGCAGCATCGACAGACTGCTCGGACGTCCCCTGGCGGAGGGACGCGACCGCCGCCCCCGCCCTGAGTGA
- a CDS encoding RICIN domain-containing protein — translation MKSALSTTERALAALAVFVAAVLLPTFAGSTPASAATQATYYVAPDGNDANPGTITSPFRTLQRARDVVRTVNANMTGDIYVYLRGGDYPVSSTIDFTPADSGTNGHRVIYTAYQSETPILNGGVQVTGWTQHSGNIWKAPLNRSNKLRALYVNDKRAYMASKTISSQGCYGTYTITAGQAPWAWESGSQCAGAKYSLNDFPAVAANQDDIEIETATTWTTAIVGVRQVTTDGSSRVALFQQPGAAIAQGAFNGNAQVGGTHKVMNAYEFLDSPGEFYFDKSSKTLYYYKTASENMSTATVFAPNNVSTLIKVAGTSTSNRVRNITFSGLTVEHSDWNLFNVAGSVFKQAQQGNLGALVYAKKNFHDYYYRNVDVAPGAIQIDNADGLVLQNNRIQHTGVDGIAMVNDVVNTQLIGNYTNDIAGSAVVVGHPQHVYIGDYTSTNHEKYPVGVEGAPKNIDIKNNYIYDSAVLFNGHSPISAYFADTLTIQHNRIEKAPWSGITLGWGWWNFDGSSGSIAPNRPTTTAKNNTISYNHIIDTVQRLGDTAPIYTLGSQPGTTITNNYLEGVPAGHKYGLHPDEGSAYMTFRDNVLSVDKNVTWLINSDDWGRKHDLSITQTYGPINKVSNKNLPNSTVQDILVSSDYVWPSQAYGIAVNSGLEDAYRNIIPQSNLSLPDYVLPASTFVGAGVTSIPIRSAGDASKTVWLAPSGTTSFTEGSTMTRASGTATSIAVPSSNGEYRLFVVDAQGNRSAESKSLVRQGNGGGTGQQSGSLVGGQSGRCVDVPNAGTTNGTQVQLWDCNGQTNQRWTYTSGKQLQVYGNKCLDAYNQGTTNGTQVIIWDCNGQTNQQWNLNSNGTITGVQSGLCLDANGAATANGTKIILWSCNGGTNQQWSLHS, via the coding sequence GTGAAGTCAGCCCTGTCCACCACTGAGAGGGCGTTGGCAGCGCTCGCGGTGTTCGTCGCCGCGGTGCTGCTGCCGACCTTCGCAGGGAGCACCCCGGCCTCGGCCGCGACCCAGGCGACCTACTACGTCGCCCCTGACGGCAATGACGCCAACCCCGGAACGATCACGTCACCGTTCAGAACCCTGCAGCGCGCGAGGGACGTCGTCCGCACGGTGAACGCCAACATGACCGGCGACATCTACGTGTACCTCCGCGGAGGCGACTACCCGGTCAGCAGCACGATCGACTTCACACCTGCCGACTCCGGCACGAACGGTCACCGGGTCATCTACACCGCCTACCAGAGCGAGACGCCGATCCTCAACGGAGGCGTCCAGGTGACCGGATGGACGCAGCACAGCGGCAACATCTGGAAAGCCCCGCTGAACCGCAGCAACAAGCTCCGTGCGCTCTACGTCAACGACAAGCGGGCGTACATGGCTTCCAAGACCATAAGCTCACAGGGGTGCTACGGCACCTACACCATCACGGCGGGGCAGGCGCCGTGGGCGTGGGAATCCGGTTCGCAGTGCGCGGGGGCGAAATACAGCCTCAATGATTTCCCCGCTGTCGCCGCCAACCAGGACGACATCGAAATAGAGACGGCGACGACCTGGACCACGGCCATCGTGGGAGTCCGGCAGGTCACCACTGACGGCTCCAGCCGCGTCGCCCTGTTCCAGCAGCCGGGAGCGGCCATCGCCCAGGGCGCCTTCAACGGAAACGCCCAGGTCGGCGGCACCCACAAGGTCATGAACGCCTACGAGTTCCTCGACTCCCCGGGCGAGTTCTACTTCGACAAGTCGAGCAAGACCTTGTACTACTACAAGACCGCTTCGGAAAACATGTCGACCGCGACGGTCTTCGCGCCGAACAACGTGTCCACCCTCATCAAGGTCGCCGGAACCTCCACGAGCAACCGCGTCCGGAACATCACCTTCTCCGGTCTCACGGTCGAGCATTCCGACTGGAACCTCTTCAACGTGGCCGGCTCGGTGTTCAAGCAGGCCCAGCAGGGCAACCTCGGCGCACTCGTCTACGCCAAGAAGAACTTCCACGACTACTACTACCGCAACGTCGACGTGGCGCCGGGCGCCATTCAGATCGACAACGCCGACGGGCTCGTCCTGCAGAACAACCGGATCCAGCACACCGGCGTCGACGGAATCGCCATGGTCAACGACGTGGTGAACACCCAGTTGATCGGGAACTACACGAACGACATCGCCGGCTCCGCCGTCGTCGTGGGCCATCCCCAGCATGTCTACATCGGGGACTACACCTCCACGAACCACGAGAAGTATCCCGTGGGGGTGGAGGGAGCGCCCAAGAACATCGATATCAAGAACAACTACATCTACGACAGCGCCGTGTTGTTCAACGGGCACAGCCCCATCTCGGCGTACTTCGCCGACACCCTGACCATCCAGCACAACCGCATCGAGAAAGCCCCGTGGTCCGGCATCACGCTCGGCTGGGGCTGGTGGAACTTCGACGGATCGTCAGGCTCGATCGCGCCGAACCGGCCGACCACCACGGCGAAGAACAACACCATCAGCTACAACCACATCATCGACACGGTGCAGCGGCTCGGCGACACGGCTCCCATCTACACGCTGGGCAGCCAGCCGGGAACCACGATCACCAACAACTATCTGGAGGGCGTCCCGGCCGGTCACAAGTACGGACTCCACCCGGACGAGGGCTCGGCGTACATGACCTTCCGCGACAACGTCCTGAGCGTGGACAAGAACGTCACGTGGCTCATCAACTCCGACGACTGGGGGCGTAAGCACGATCTGAGCATCACGCAGACATACGGCCCCATCAACAAGGTCTCCAACAAGAACCTGCCGAACAGCACGGTCCAGGACATCCTCGTGTCCTCCGACTACGTCTGGCCGTCGCAGGCCTACGGCATCGCCGTGAACTCCGGGCTCGAGGACGCGTACCGGAACATCATCCCTCAGAGCAATCTCTCCCTGCCGGACTACGTCCTGCCCGCCAGCACGTTCGTCGGCGCCGGTGTGACGTCGATTCCCATCCGGAGCGCGGGCGACGCGAGCAAGACGGTCTGGCTGGCCCCCTCGGGCACGACCTCCTTCACCGAGGGCAGCACCATGACCAGGGCGAGCGGAACCGCCACCTCCATCGCCGTTCCGTCGTCGAACGGTGAGTATCGGCTCTTCGTCGTGGACGCCCAGGGCAACCGATCGGCCGAGTCGAAGTCGCTCGTCAGGCAGGGCAACGGCGGCGGGACCGGCCAGCAGAGCGGCTCGCTCGTCGGCGGCCAGTCCGGCCGCTGCGTCGACGTGCCGAACGCCGGCACCACCAACGGCACCCAGGTCCAGCTGTGGGACTGCAACGGACAGACCAACCAGCGGTGGACGTACACCTCCGGCAAGCAGCTGCAGGTGTACGGCAACAAGTGCCTGGACGCGTACAACCAGGGCACCACGAACGGCACCCAGGTGATCATCTGGGACTGCAACGGCCAGACCAACCAGCAGTGGAACCTCAACTCGAACGGCACCATCACCGGTGTGCAGTCCGGGTTGTGCCTGGACGCCAACGGCGCCGCCACCGCCAACGGCACAAAGATCATTCTGTGGTCCTGCAACGGCGGCACGAACCAGCAGTGGAGCCTGCACAGCTGA
- a CDS encoding Imm51 family immunity protein has protein sequence MHPLRLIESVPGKYSLLLDAGTTQVDDVIEELGHTPNGYFWEGVAQLLVSTEAPALEGRFSYDPEGGMFCADGTDRSALEELGTRMAAVAADADRMRRLVTAAEADGFEFDD, from the coding sequence ATGCACCCATTACGGCTGATCGAATCGGTCCCGGGAAAATACTCGCTGTTGCTGGACGCGGGAACCACTCAGGTTGACGACGTCATCGAGGAGCTCGGTCACACGCCGAACGGATATTTCTGGGAAGGTGTCGCGCAGCTGCTCGTCAGCACCGAGGCCCCCGCTTTGGAAGGCCGGTTCTCCTACGACCCCGAAGGCGGCATGTTCTGCGCGGACGGAACGGACCGGAGCGCGCTGGAGGAATTGGGCACTCGTATGGCGGCCGTCGCGGCGGACGCCGACCGCATGCGGCGGCTCGTCACAGCCGCCGAGGCGGACGGGTTCGAGTTCGACGACTGA